The genomic DNA ATGGCACATCATCCCTGTGAAGGCAGTAAGCTGTTGTGCATGTTGCGTCGCAGATAACAACGTGCGTGCAGTAAACCTACAACTGTGGTTGCTGTGTTTGGCTTAGCAGATCATACAAGGGGATGGTGGGCTTGCTCTTCGACCTGTAGAACACTCGCTTCTTCTTGAACGTCCTGTTCTCCACGGTCAGCACCACCTTCCCCGGCTCGCTGATGTAGAAGGAGTTCCTGATGCACTCCTCCGGCTTCTTCTCGTTCTGGATCAAGATCTTGTACGAGCCCTCATCTTCCGGGATGAACTCCTCCCTGTAGTTCACGTCCCATCCCACCACCGTGATGTCCCAAACGACAGTCACCCCTGGCTGCATGCCCGCCGCCAAAGGGCATGAGATCAAAGGCAACGGAATTGTCAGTGGGGATCAATGGATCGATCCTACCTCCAGTATGGGGATTTCGATGCGTCCGATTCCTCCGCCTCTGATCACCAACTCCGACGCTCGTTCGTTTTCAGCTGAGAACTCGTCGTCGTCCTCCCCCCTTCTCAGGCCACCGTACTGCACCGGTATGTTCTCCGGGGACATGAACCTGTCAGGGGAGTGCTGTGAGACGCAGGGGCGGATTTAAGTACTAAGTGTGGTGGTAGAAGGCCTGCGTACTTGAGAAGCGTTTCCGTGACTTTGGCGGGCCTGGCGAAGATGAACTTGCTCCTTGTTCTTGGAGTGATGAAGGGAGAGAAGAGTGCATGGTAAGCGTAGTAGCGGAAGGAGACGTTCAAGAATATCTGCAAACAAGAACGGGAACGAAATCAAACACTTAAATCCTACTCTAATTCGATCGAATTGTTTATGGACTTACGTTCTTTGCGACGAACTCGGGATAGTTGTCCTGCATAATGGAGACGATCTCTCTGGTGGCGCTGCGGAGCTCCCTCATGCCCGGCCTCAGCGAGTCCTTGAAGTCGATGATGTGAAGCATCGCCGCCGCTCCACTAGGCTTCAGGCTCATCTGCTTGATTCCCTGCTCCATCAGTTGCACTCTCCAGCGGAGGAACTTCTCCTGCCGCTCCTCGTCGCCGAAGGTCTGCCGGTACACGTCCTTGTCCTTGAACACGCCGTAGATGTTGTAGCATACCGGGTGGCCTTCTCTGTCTCTGCCGTCAATGTATGCTGCACTCTTGAGGTGCGGCGGTGGCGGCTGCGGCGGCGCTGCGTCAGCGCCACCTTCCCCCTCCATCATCCCGTCGACGCCGAAGTCTCTTCTCCATCTCAGCGTCCTCCCGATCATGTCCAACGCCTCGGCGGCCTTGAACTCCCTGGCTCGGAGGAACTTGAGGAGGATCACGTCGGTGCTCTCGTGCTTTCTGCTCGGCAACAGCGGAACGCCCCACAAAGAGACGTCGCTCagatcctcctccgcctcctctgcCTTCACGCACGAGGAGTTCACCGAACAAGAGTTGGCAACACGGGTCTTGCTCCTCTCGTGGCGATGGGAAGGGTGGTGGAGGAGCTGACCAGCCGCGATGGCGTCTTCCAGCATTGTCCTCAGTTCAAGCAGCGCTTTCTTCTCACTGGATTTGAGGTTTTCCGGCACCGTGGTCTCGTCGTCCGTGACGACCACATCCGTGGTGTCGCCcatggaggacgaggaggaggaggatgagggggagggggagagctGCAGTTCCATGATGGATGGATCGATCGATCAGTACTTgacggcggtggtggtggcgcgGAGGTGAGGGTGGAATGGGATGGAGGTGGGGAGGGGGAAGAAGACCATGGGATTAGTGACCTCAGGAGCTGCAGAGATTGATGGGTGGTGAAGGGGCAACACAGCTCGGCATCCGCCTGTTTATTAGGGGATGGAAGAGGAAGGAACAGTTTGACCTGGTCAAATCATGAACGACGAGGGAGACAAATCAATTTGTGGTGGTGGGCTGGCGATTATATATGTGCACATATAATATAAGGGATAGCTTTTCTAAGGCATCCTCCACGTAAGCTCGCTTAGTTTAGGAGATCGATGCAGCaggaaaagatatatatataaagggaacCTAATGATGACTCAATGATTTCATTATATCACCTCTTTGCCTTGTTTTCTTTAGGACAACAACCGACAAGAAGTTGATAATGTTACTTATCTTTCCATATCCTTTGAaatataaggaaaaaaaatttcCTTGTCACTCAGCATGTTAAAAAAAGAAAgtctatatatatgtacatatatgtatatatatatatacatatgtatatatgtatatatatatatatatgtacatatatatatttacatatatatatatacatacatatatgtatgtatgtatatacatgtatatatatatatatgtatgtatatatctatatatatatgtatatatgtatatatatatatatatgtacatatatatatatatgtatgtatatatctatatatatatatatatgtatatatatatatatgtatatatatattattggatccaattattattgttatttcatTGATAATGACCCATAAATGATATTATTATGAACTTGTAAGCATCATCTCATATCGAATGATATCGATCTTGATCTAgaccacaacatgtcatatgtggACATGTGCAAAtttattaaaaagtaaaaaaatttaaatttttaaattttttttattcaatgatattTTTATTGTATTTAAATGCATTCAAAGTGTATATAagccataaataaataaaagttttaGGTTATAAGAATGAACAAATAACCCCTAATTGGACTCGAACCAATCAAAATGATGCTCATCAAATCTAATAAGAGTTTCCAACCCCTTTTTTATCCAAATAAATAGATTAAATATTACTAATCATCCATTAGAaactgtatgtgtgtgtgtgagagagaatgAGAGTGAGTGAAAGAGGTGAGGGAGGAGGATTTAAAGTCAACAAGGCTCCAATCCGTAAATATAATGATtatctagttcaaatttggatcaGTAATGGCTAAATTTCAAACGATACCAATCCATAAATATAATGAGTTTCGATCGTATCAACTGATACATCATTCGTACCGATCGATACTTAGTCCACGATCAGCTTATGAACCAATACATACCATTTATTTTGTACCGTTTCGAGTAGTCAGTCAACCCTTCCTTGTACATATATACACCTTGATCTATATGTTATGTACATTGAGTTCTGCAGCTTCCGAGCATTCAGCAACACTTGGGCCATCATGCATCCTTTTACCTGCACACACCAGTAGAAGTAAAAGAGCAATCTGTTTCCAATAATATAATACAAAAATCAGATTATTTTCCATTGGATTAAGGTCCTGTACCTGAAGGATCCCCTCAGACTTTTGTTCAAGTTTGATGTAACCACTTAGTCTAGTGGTTATGGAACCATGTGGATATAGCAATAAAACCATGAAACCATTCCTCCGAAACGTAGAAAACATTACTTGAACTAAATAAATCCTTTATTCTTAACCAATTGGTTTTAAATATGATGACACTTTAAAGTCAACCTCTCTAGCAACATCAAGGAATTTGTATCATTAATAGGTCAAACTTGTAGAAGCAGAGATCTCAACATTGCTCCTCTTTAATATTAGGATCATTATCCTACAATTGGTACACTATGAATATTAGGATCCTTCCCAAAATAAAACACATCTGGTAATAAGATGAATCACAGCTAGTGACAGCCACCAAAAGTAATTGAAACTTCAGGGTTCTAATACAACACACTTAACAAGTTCTCCACTTGAGAATTGCATCTAACCTAGGCATGTTTATTAGCTTAATTTGTCGGAAAAGTATCGGTACATAAATATACAACTACAATTAATGTTTCGTTAATGAGTGACCAACCATGAGAGGCAATACCACTCAGATCCTTGTTTCGTTGATCCATGATCTGATAAAGATATCATTGAGATTAGCAAAGCATgaggaaaaataattataacaaCAAAGCTTGTATATTTTCCATGGAATGGTAGAAGCATGATCTAAGATATGCAGTAAAATTTAAGTTTTTCTATGGCAAAACAGTGTGCTAAGATGTCTTCTTAAATGTACAAAAGAGAGGTTACATACAAAGGAATGGTGATGAGACAACACTAAAGCAAGTGGAAACAGTAGTGCACCATAGGTAAAACAGCAATAATATCATGCATGGCTTCAATAAACATAGAGAGAGAAATAAAGGGTTAAAATCCTTGCTAATTAATCGAAGACAATACCAGGAATGAAAAGCTTGTGAAGAGCTTCTGCATGCCTCCCAAGTCTCAGCTACCTAGAGTCAGATTCGAAGTCTTTACAACACATATGATCTCATGGTTATTGAGACTGGCGCAGATCCATACTTAATACCTTCAAGCTGAAATATCAGGAAGTGCAGATAGTATTAGGAAAAGCTTTAACTCAAATGATAGAGCAGTATCGAGGGGTCTTAAGAACATAGACTCATCGGTTGCCCTGGGAGCACATGAAAGAACAGAGAAGTTTGCAGACAAATCAATGATAACTGCTTTTtgactttttttattcttttgagcTTTGCCAGATTAATCATTATAGGCATATGCAATGGCCGTAATTATCTGTGCAGGGTCCCGATGTCTTCTATAAACATACAAATGCTAAGATATCTAAAGATACTTTACTCTCTTTTTTTTCCCAAAGATACTTTACTTCAAAAAATGAGGTATCAATTACAGCAAAACATAATCTGCAACATTCGAACAATCACAAAACAATCATCAAACTACAACCTGACTATGGTTCATGATTTGCATAATAACCAGGACCAGGACTTCAGAGCTCTGCTATGAGCTTTTACATTCAATTGACTGCGTACATTACAGAGCACCATGACTGAATATTCCAAGAGGAGATGGAGTAAGTGTCTTATACCAGCTAGTCTGTCTCCTAGAACATTCTGAATTTCCACACTGCTTATCAAACTTTGCTAATTTTGTGTTCATAATAAGAGGTAAAATTTGCAATAAACACTTAATGAGTAGGAACTATCAAACAAGCCAAGACTAAATAAAACTTTGATATGAACCACTGAGCATCCTTGTTTATACGAAATGGAATTTGACTAGAACAAAGCCGTATAGGTCATATTATCACAAGAAATAAGGTTGAAGGCAAGATTACTATGTTTTATTACATCGACAGTAGCTTATAAATCACATACGGAGTTTGAAATAATGGATTATGAAAAGAGGAGCATAAGATAACACCTGAGCCTGCAAGAACTAAGTGTACAAGGCTCTGTCATCGTCATTTAAAAATCTTACACCCAAATCCTGCAAACATAATTTTAGACGTGCAAAGAACTCGCTTTTGCCAATGGGAACTCAATATAATTGCAAAATATATGATACAAGTCAACTTCAGTCTTATCACCAATGTCATGTTTAATGTTGATTTAGTGTACAACATTATTCATAGATTTCCATAAAGCAAAATCCAGGATCCTTCAATTTACAAACAAAGGATGGGTCAAAGTCCTTTGTGCCATGAGAGAGAAGCTGTCTGTAGGAAGTGTCGTGTGAAGCTATGAGGTTAGGTATGCATTTAGTGGCCAAGAGAGATGTGTGTTGTGCATTGGAGAGTGTGTTAATTTGTGTCCCATTACACCCATAAAGTCAACCCCCCATGGAGATACTGAGTCCTCCATTTTGTAGACATCAATAATAACACAAGTTACACCTCATACTCCACTATATGTTTAATACACCTTTTCAGCATTCAACAGCCCACCTTCTTCACTTCTATACGCAGAAAACCTATCAAGGGAAGAGAAGAGGCCAAAACACATTGCACCTTTTTCTGTAATATGCTATATGCACTTTGTCACATATCATGAAATAAGCAGCCAGTCAATCTACAATACTATTCTATTGATTTGTAGTGAACTTGAATTTTCCTTTCATTCCCTCTACTTCTTCCCCAAACAACCATCTTTGAGAAGCATACCAGACTAATCCAAGTGCAGAACTCCATTCAAATAAACAAAACTAAAGCTGACAGAACCATCGCAAATATGTTACCTGTGAGGCGTTAGAGATCTTTACAACAACGAGTAGCAATAAGATTTAAATCCCACTCCAGACTGTGCTGCAAGGAATCAAGAAATTGACCGGAACAAGAAACCAAACAAAGAACTCAACACATTGAAACCCTACAAGGGAAACAGGGGAAGAAGAAATGCTTATTTATTAGGCGAGCCCATTTCTCTGTGTTGTGAATCCGTCATAGTGGGCTTAAAACGGCCATTAAACGGTGCCGTTACACGTATTAGGCCTCCGGCCCAAATAATGGTACATCAATGTTTCTCCGTGACGCAACGCGTCCTCAAGTACTACTGCTATTATTACTTGCGTAAACTACATCTTCTTGTGACCTAAACTACAGacgtcgtctctctctctctctctctctctctctctccggccACAAAGCGGAGCAGTGCGTGGCTGAGAGCGTGGGGGAATAGTGTATGGCAGGGCTGAGTCGCTCCTCGAGCTCTTCCATGAGGAATCTTTTTCCCCCTCAGGAGCTCCTTGATGATCTCTGCAGGTGCGTTTCCGTCGAACACTTCCCTCCGTGATCCATTCTTTTCTCGTTTTCTTTCCTTGCTGAATCGTTATTTACTCGAGTGATCGGTCCATGTATTGAGTTGCGACAATCATGTACTGTCTATGTATTGGTGGTATCCTCGTTCCCCCCTTTTGCTATCTGAGGCAATTGGTTCCCTGCCGCCCCTAATTTTGCACATTTCGATTGCCATCGATGAGTTTTTGATTGATTGGAAACGAACTCCTTGGCTGCAATCTTGCTTGTTGATTGTGCTCCATTGTTATATATGCGGCTCGATTAGTTCCTACACTTTGTAGATGTTACGCGTTTTGCACCATTTAACGCGTTTTGTATATATATGCAGCTCGATTAGTTCCTACACTTTGTAGATGTTACGCGTTTTGTATGTATATGCAGCTCGATTAGTTCCTACACTTTGTAGATGTTACGCGTTTGACGCTAACTGCTTTCTTGCAGTCGATTTGTATTGAATGTCCCAAAAGAAGACCTGGAGTCATTTGAGAGGATCTTGTTCCTTCTCGAGCAAGCGCATTGGTTTTATGAAGACAACTCAGTTGAACAGAATCCATCATTGAAGTCCCTTTCTTTCAGGGAATTCACCTCTCTTAGTATCCTGCTTAATAATGAATGTTTTTTTTTCTGGGATTTACTTTTCACTATAGAAATTATCGCAGGAGAGGCAATGAGATTTTAGAATTTGAAATTGTTAAGACGAATGTGAACCAACTTGCATCATACGTGATGgggtttgtgatgactttaatatgAATTGGTGATGAAGGATTATTTTTAAGTTGTTCCTTATATACCTAAGCTCTTGATGAGAATTGATGTCTCTTGAGCATCTCATTTCAGCTTAATTTGTTGTTGTTTCCACACAACAAATTATGCATAGTCTCTTGTCATTTCTTGAGGCTTTGTTGCTCAAGCCACTAAGATTGTGTCGGTAGATTGAATTCAATTTGTAAAACAAGTGCATACAGTTTCATTAAACTCATTTGTTGATTAGATGTGTAAATGTGAACTAGGGTTTTTTCTTATATGCATGATCCTTCTGCAAGCTGTTGGGCTTATTTATTCCATGGTGGCCCTGA from Musa acuminata AAA Group cultivar baxijiao unplaced genomic scaffold, Cavendish_Baxijiao_AAA HiC_scaffold_1155, whole genome shotgun sequence includes the following:
- the LOC135671748 gene encoding patellin-4-like, with the translated sequence MELQLSPSPSSSSSSSSMGDTTDVVVTDDETTVPENLKSSEKKALLELRTMLEDAIAAGQLLHHPSHRHERSKTRVANSCSVNSSCVKAEEAEEDLSDVSLWGVPLLPSRKHESTDVILLKFLRAREFKAAEALDMIGRTLRWRRDFGVDGMMEGEGGADAAPPQPPPPHLKSAAYIDGRDREGHPVCYNIYGVFKDKDVYRQTFGDEERQEKFLRWRVQLMEQGIKQMSLKPSGAAAMLHIIDFKDSLRPGMRELRSATREIVSIMQDNYPEFVAKNIFLNVSFRYYAYHALFSPFITPRTRSKFIFARPAKVTETLLKFMSPENIPVQYGGLRRGEDDDEFSAENERASELVIRGGGIGRIEIPILEPGVTVVWDITVVGWDVNYREEFIPEDEGSYKILIQNEKKPEECIRNSFYISEPGKVVLTVENRTFKKKRVFYRSKSKPTIPLYDLLSQTQQPQL